The genomic segment CGAAGGTGATACCGGCTCGAACCCGACAATCCAGGCGTCCAGTCCGTGGCAGGTCCCGGACGAGATTACGTCGTAGTGGTAGTCTGCCCGAGTCTGAAGCATGAAGGGCATCCTGGAATCGGTCGACATCACGCCTTTGCTGCGCAGGTCGGCGATGGTGCGTTCCCGATCGCGGCCCTGTAACTCGCGCCCGTTGGCGGTGACCGAGAGGAACTCATTCTCCTGCTGCCCGCCACGCCTCCATGAAACGCGCCGAGTGCAACCGATGGTCTTCGCCGTACCGGCTTTCAGGTCCTGCTCCTCATACCGGTAGACCGCGTTGTAGCTGACACCCGCTGTCAGGCGATTCGTCTGTGCCAGCCGGTCAAACACGCGGTCTACTACCGAGTCTTGCCCGATTGTTGCTATTGCCAGGACAAGTGCCAGCCAGCTCATGTGTACGATTCTCCAATCATCCGCGCGGCCGCGCGGCCGTCGGCAACCGCCTGCAGGGCAGAGCAGTGACCACGCACGACCGCCCCACACGCGACGACATTGTTCTTCGCCTTCAGCCCATCCCCAACCGCGTCCAGTCCGGCAACAAGCGATTTACCTTCAATGCCCGCGGCAATCACGACCGCGGTGTGTTCCTGGGCAAGCCCGCCGACATACTTGACCGGCTTGTCGCCGCTGAATATGGCTCCGGCGTGAAGCACGCCGTTGAGGTCGCGTGCCAGGACGTCCTTTGTCAGCAGCGCCGGGTCGAGGTCAAGCAGACTGCCGCCCGGCTCGGCGCGCTTGTCCCACAGCGTCACTTTCCATCCGGCGCGGGCAAGGAAGTAGGCGCAACTCAGACCGGCCGGGCCGGCGCCGATGATGGTGGCGGACTTGCCTGATTGTTCGGGTTGGTCGGTTCGCCAGCCGCGGTCGCCGGCCTCGCGGCAAACCCACGCCTCGAGTTCGGCAATCCGCACCGGGCCGTCGGCAAAGCTCATGCGCAGGCAGTGCCGTTCGCAGCTCGGGCCCGGCCGGCAGATGTGTCCGAAGACTTCGGCCAGCGGGTTGGTCTGACGCAGGGCCCGGGCCGCGCCCGCGAAGTTGCCGGCTTCGATCCGGCGCATCACGTTCCGTATGTCATTCCCGGTCGGGCAGGCGCAGGTGCAGTCCGGCGCCTCGCAGTATTGGCACTCGCGCGCAAGCCGCATCGCCCGTACCGGGTCGAGCGGCTCGCCCTGACTCGGCAGCGGGGCAAGCGGCTTGCCTTTGACGATGTGGACACGCTGACGCTCGAATTCACGGCGGCCGTACTCGGGTTTGCCGGCCGCACGCAGGACAAGGTTGGCAGCGCCGATTCCGGAAACCGTGACCGCCGGCGTGCCCATGCCCATCACGGTTGAATCACCGCATAGAAACAGATTGGGCCAGTCGCTCTGCCCGTGCAGGCGTTTCATCAACTGCTGGCCGATGGCCTGCTTCGGCCCGCCGACCGCGCCGCCATTCTTGAGCGTATAGCGTTCGATGGTGGCGGGCGTCCCTGCTTCAAGTACGAGGATGTTGCGGCGCAGGTCCGGGAACAACGTCTCAATCTGGTCCATGGTCCGCGCCACCGCCGCGGCCTTGCGCTCGCGGTAGTCCGCGCTCCGGTATTCCTCGCTCCAAGGGCTGGGCCAAGGCTCGGGCGAAGGCGCAATGGTCGTGATGGCATGGGTGCCGGGCGGACAGATGGACGGGTCGTCGAGCGATGAAATGTAGAGCGTGAGATCGCCCTGGTTCACGCCCTCGATGTCGGCAATCAGCATCTCGACCGGGAGAGTGCCGGCAGGAATCGCTTCGGCCTTGACCCCGATGTAGAGCACGAGGCTGGCATAGGTCGGGACCAGGCTCTTCGCCCAATCGGCCCGTCCCGGCTTCTGGAACTCGGGCCGCACGAGTTTCCCGTACAAGTTCCAGACTGTGACACCGGCAACAATGGCGCGGGCTCGCACAATCGTGCCGTCCTCGAACCGCACCCCGGTCGCCTTGCCGCCTTCGATGAGAATCTCGTCCACGCGGCGGCCATACAGCGTCTGTCCGCCCGCATCTTCAAGCGCCTTCTCCAGCGTGGAGGAGTAGACCTGCGGTGAGCGGGCCGGGTAATACGCGCCGCCCACGTGGTTGTCCACGAACATCGTCGCCGCGAGGATGGCCGGGGTCTCGGCCGCGGTGCAGTAGACATAGACCGAGCAAAGCTTGTCGAAGAAGGCCATCAGCTCCGGGTCCTTGACGAACCGGCGCAGGACCTTCTCAGTCGGCATCGAGAGCATTCGGAGCGACGCGAGCATGGCGGCGGGGTGGCGCAGCAGCTTCTTCAGGTTCTCCTGGGGAGGGATTTCGGTCGGGGGCACGACCATCTGCTGGCTGGCGATGACGTTGAAGTAGAGCTTGTGCAGATAGGAGTAGAGTGCTCGCACCTCGTCGGCCTGCTTCGGAAACGCGGCGCAGAGCTCGGAGACGAACCGGTCGTAGTCCGGCCAGAAAACGATGGGCTTGCCGTTGAAGTGCATCCGGAGCAGGGCCTGGTGCTCGATGACGTCCACGTCCGCTTCGAGCTGATTCATCACGAACCGGTGCGGGTTGACGCCGCGCTCGCCGAACCCGTACATCAGCGCGGTGCCGGTGTCGAAAGAGAAACCCTTGCGCCGGAGGGTCGTGCACATCCCGCCGGGCAGGTAGTGGTGCTCGACCAGGAGCGTAGAGAGCCCGCCCCGCGCGACCAGTGCCGCCGCGGTCAGGCTCGATAGCCCGGAACCGACGACGATTACATCGTACCGGTCTCGAACCTCACCCTCAGGCAGCAGTTTCATCGCGGCCTCGCTGAGCAATCCGGAGAACTGCGTCGGGCGGACAACATGACCGGCACGCCGGCAGACCCGTGGCGTCGGATTGGTGCAGTGATGTCGTCTCGGTTTGGCATTTATCCATCATAGCCGGTGCGGCAGCACGGTCAAAGCTCGGTATGGCGTGTGCCGCCGCGCCGGCTTGACTTTCGCCCCGCCAGGCGGCATATTACTGACGTGCTCAACCCGCGACGCAGAGCGTCAGCGACCGGGACTCATGCCGTCGTCGTGACCTTCAAAGAAACCATACGTCCGATGTCCGAGATCGACCGGGCCGTACCCAATTGGCCGACACAGCAGGCGGTGTCTAGACCAACGCCGGACATCGGCTAGAATCGGCGTATGATGGAAGGCGCGACGCAGCAGACTAGCGGACCAGTGGTCTTCACTATCGGACACTCGAACGTCACGCAGGAGGCATTCGTTGCTCTTCTGAAGACGCACAACATCGAGGTGCTGGTAGACGTGCGTTCGGCACCGTACTCGAAGTACGTGCCGCACTTTAATGGCGACGCGCTGAAGCAGGCCGTGCTGAAAGCGGGCATCAAGTACTTGTACCTTGGCGCAGAACTCGGCGGCAGGCCGCGCGAGCGGGGGTTCTACGATGAGAAGGGCCACGTTCGCTATGACCTGATTGCCGAGTCGCCCGAATTCCGCGAGGGCATCGAACGGCTCCTGCGCGGGATTCGGGAACACCGCGTCGCGCTCATGTGCAACGAAGAGGACCCGCATGAGTGTCACCGCCGGTTGCTGGTGGGGCGGGTGCTGACCGCGCGCGGCGTGACCGTGCTTCACATCCGGGGCGACGGTCGCGTTCAGGCTGAAGCCGAACTGGCCGAGGCCGAGCGAAAGCACGCGCCGCCGGAGGTGCAACAGGAGTTCGGATTCGTGACAAAGGAGAAGCCGGAGTGGAAATCTACACGGTCGGTTTCGCAGGCAAGACCGCCGAAGCTTTCTTCGGGGCGCTGAAGCGGGCCGGGGTCCGTCGCGTCGTAGACATACGCTTGAGGCCGAACGGCGGTTTGTCGCTCTTCGCGCGCGGCACCGACCTGCCTTACTTCCTGCGCGAGTTGCTGGATGCGAACTACGTGCACCTGCCGCTGCTTGCGCCCACGAAGGAGCTTCTAGACGATTACCGCAAGAAGAAGATTGACTGGCCGGAGTACGAACGCCGCTTCCTGGCACTGCTGGATGAGAGGAAGGTGGCGGCGGAGTTGGACCGCGAGTTGTTCTCAGCTCCGGCGGCGCTGCTCTGCAGCGAGGCTGAACCCAAGCGATGTCACAGGCGACTGGTTGTCGAGTACCTAGCACTGCACTGGAAGGACATGAAGGTCGTTCATCTCTAGACGTGACCACATGCGCATAGTCGTCACCCATGTTACGCAAATGGGTGAGAACCACGTGTGCGTGGCCGGCATCGACGACACGCACTACCACGTCCGGCCGCAGACACTCTCCGGCAGGGCGCTCGGACCGGAAACGCTGCTGGAGAATGGAGGACCTTTTGAGCTCGGACTTGAAGTCGCACTCGGTGCTGGCACGCCGCGCCCAGTTCCTCCACATGTCGAGGACTTCGTTTGCGATCCCTACATCGCCGAAGTCCTGCGCCCAGTGCCGCCGACCGAGTTCTGGAGTCTGATACGGGAAGTCTCTCAGCCGTCGCTACGGGAGATATTCGGCGAGGCCCTCCACCTTTGGCATGACCACTGGGTGACAGAGTGCGGTCAGGGCACGCGTTCCCTTGGCTTCCTGCGGCCTGAAGCCGCGGAACTACGGCTAAGCCCTGAGGAGAAGCCACGCGTGCTGCTCTCGAACGGGATAGATGTCGCGCTCAACGACCTACGCTTCCATATGCCACAGGGAGCTACGGTCGTCGAACTGCTGGATGCTACCAATCGGCGCATTCGCGCAGGCGAGGATCTCATACTCGGCGTGGGTCTGACACGGTTCTACGACGATCCCGGGTACCACTTTCTGCAAGTCACGGGCGTCTTCTTGCACGATTCGCCGCTCAATCTGACCGGACCGGAGGATTATTAGTCATGATCGAAGATGCGCGGTTAGAAACGAGGATCACTGACGTTTGGTGGCGGAGTATCGGCAGTCGTACGAGCGGGATGTCCGCGTGAAACACCTGTAGTTACTACGTGCGAATCGTCGTCAACCACGTAACCCGGATGCAGCCTGGGTTCGTCTGCATCGCTGGGATCGACCCCAAGACTGGTCGTCACGTCCGACCGGTGTTGCGCGACCGCATTGGAGTTGAGATGCTGGAACCGAACGGCGGGCCCTTCAACATGGCAACCGAGGTGGACCTGGGTCGTGCCAAGCCGAAGCCAAGTCCGCCTGAAGTCGAGGACTGCGAGATACGGGCCTCCTCGGCAAGCAAGCTGCGCGACGTGCCGGCTGACGAGTTCTGGCAGTTGTTGCGGGGGGTCGGTCAACTTAGGTTGGTTGATGTGTTCGGTGCAGCCCTGTGCCGACACGGGAACACCTGCATACTGGAACCCGCAACAGGCGAAGCATCACTCGGCTGTCTAATCCCCGGGGACGCGCCGCTACTTGAGGTCTGCACCGAAGCGTATCAAGGTCAGACTAAGAAGCGCATCCGTTGCCATGTCCGAGACTTGGACGGCGAGTATTCTCCCGCGGTCACAGACTTTCGGCTGTACCATGACGACCAGCAGACGCCTCGCTCGGAGCTGATTGCCAACTTGAACCGGCGAATGAACGAGGGCGCGGCTGCGATTCTAAGTGTCGGCGTCACCAGGGCGATGAGCCAGGGCAAGCATTGGCTGCAGGTCAATAACATCCACCTGCAGGACGACCCGACGTGGCGTCTGTAGGCCATGGCCGACCACTCCTCCATCGAATGGACTGAGGCGACGTGGAACCCGGTAACGGGGTGCTCGCACATCAGCGCGGGGTGCGCGCACTGCTATGCGGAACGGTTCGCCCTGCGGCTGCAGGCCGCGGGCATGCCGAAGTACAAGAACGGGTTCAAGGTGACGACCCACGAGAGCGAGTTGCTCACTCCGCAGTCTTGGCGCAAGCCGCACGATGTATTCCTCTGTTCCATGGGTGACCTTTTCCATGAGAAGGTGCCATCGGGATTCATCCAGCGCGTGTTCGACGTGATGAAGTCGTGCCGACAGCACCGATTCCAGGTTCTCACCAAGCGCAGTCAACGGCTCAGGCAGTTGGCTCCGACGCTACCTTGGCCTGAGAACATCTGGATGGGAGTGACGGTCGAGGACTCTCGGAACGTGAAGCGCATCGCCGATCTCGTCGCGACGCCTGCCAGGGTTAAGTTCCTTTCAGTGGAGCCGCTACTGGGCGAAATTCCGGACCTCCCTCTTGGTGACATCGACTGGGTAATTGTCGGCGGCGAGTCCGGACCGGGAGCGCGACCAATCAGGAAGGAATGGGTCATTTCCATCCGGAATCAGTGCAAGAAGGCCGGGGTTGCCTTCTACTTCAAGCAGTGGGGCGGGACGAGGAAGCACGCGAACGGCCGCACACTCGACGGCAGGATATACGACGCGATGCCACGGCAGGCAGTAGACGGTAGACAGCAGACAGTAGACAGCATGTAGCAGACAGCGAACTCCAGCGGGCTACGTCACGCGCGACCGACGATTGAGACAATCAGACCATGCAGCATTCGACCAACCACGTCCAAAGAGGCCGTGACGGGTTCGACGTTAGTCACGTAACCGAGGTCACGACTAAGGAGCAGGTAGTAGCGTAATTCTTCCAGCGAGCCCTGGGAGATGTTGTAGAACCTCACCTTGTCCGGACTGCTCCGCTTCTTGAAGCCTTCGGCGATGTTCGCGGGCACCGATACGGCCGCCCGCCGCATCTGTGACACGAGTCCGAACTGCTCCTCGCGAGGGAAGCGCGCGGTCATGCGATACACCACGAGCGTGAGTTCGTGAGCCCTCTGCCAGACCGAGAGATCCTCAAACCTCTCCAGCTTCCGTACGCCAGGCTTCTCTGCCCCCTGGCCCCCTTCACACTCCTTCATGTGCCCTTCCCTGTCTACTGTCTACTGCCTACAGTCTACTTCATGAGCATCAGCCCCAAGCCGTGCGGGTCGTAGGTGATGGGCTGCCAGTCGGCATTCGCCTTGCGGCCTGGTTGCTTGCGCCGGAAGTTGAGGCCCCAGACACTGCCCGGCTTCGCAGTGACTCCGAATTGGGCCAGCGGCAGCTTGGCTTCCACCGACCAGTAGTTCTTGCCTTTCGTCGTCTTAACGTCCACGTCAGCGTTCCAGGACATGTCCACATCCATCTTGCCCGCCGGGCTGGCCGTTATCTTCTGGTCCAGCACGACCGCGTTCGGGTTGAAGTATATCTGGTAGATGACGCCTCGTGATGTATCAGGCGCAAGGAACCAGCCGACGCAGTCGTCAAGGTGCACTCCCTTGTCGCGCTCGGTGGCATTGGCCCTGAGACTCTCCGGATGCGGGTCGAAGCAGACAGCGGCGAGGTAGAGATCCGTTGAGTCGGCCGCGAAGTAGAACCGGACCGAGTCGGTCTTCATCGATTCGCTGTCGTTGGTGAAAAGGTCCATAACCGGCTTCTGCCAGAGTTTCTCGATGACCTTGCCGTCAATCACCGGCGGCTTCCTGACGAAGCCGCACCGGGCGGTGCGGGCCACGTCGAGCGAGGCGGTAATCGGACTCGACTTGCCTTTGGCGTACGGGAACCGGAGCGTCAGCTTGGGCGCCGGGAACGGCCGGCCCGCGCCGGCCACGGCAAATCGGTACTCGGCTTCGGCTCCGGGAGCGACGCTGACTGCCGCCGCCTTGGGTGAGACATTCCAGGTGGCAGGTACGTCCCAGCGGAGCGTGTCCTGAAGCGGAGTCTCAAGCGGCCGGTTCCTGATGATGAGCGTCACGGTATCAGAAGCCATGAGATTGTCGCCGACGAGCACCGGCCGGCTGAACCTGAGCCCGGTCAGCTCGTTCCGGTCCACGGACTGGATGTCTTCCCAGGTCACGTCGTTCCACGCCCGCTTCTCTCCGCCGAGCAGAATCGGCTCGATGGTGATGCCCTTCTCGTCGTCCACGGTCACCATCGCCCAGTGATAGAGAATGCCGGTCGGGCCCGTCTCGGTTTCACCGCCGGAGCTGCCGATCGCCGTGTACTTGATGCCGTCATAGGTCGCGCTGAAATACTCGTGGATGTGGCCGTTGAACACCGCGTTCACGCCGTACTTCTTGAACAGGCTGTGCAGGGTATCCGGCTTACCCTCAGCAAGAGAGGCGGTCCAAAAAGGCTTGTGGTAGAAGACGAGCTTGAACTTTGCCTTGCGCGCAGCGGCCAGGTCGGAAGCCAGCCAGTTGAGCTGCTCTGCCGGCAGCGATTCGCTCGCTTCCCAGCGGCTGGCGTCGAGCACGGTGATGTGCAGGCCCTTGTAGTCGAACGAGTAGTAGGGTTTGCCTGCGTTTCGTTCATACGGACCTAGTGCGTTGTCGAAGGTGATGTCGTGGTTGCCCGGCGTGTAGTAGAATGGCATCTTCAGCGGGGCAATAATGGCCTTGTATTCCTTCCACTCCTGGTCGAGCTTCAGCGTGTCGGTCCGCTCGTAGCCTTCAATGTGGTCGCCGACGGTGATGACGAAATCGGGGTTGGCCTTCGCGACCTCGGCCACGATCTTCTCGTGGACGCTGTCCTGGTGGTCGCCGGTCCGGTCGCCGAGTATCGCGAACCTGACCGGCGCCGCGACCGCCACCACCGCCAGCAGGAACACAGTTGTCATAATCACTCTCTTCATGAATGTCTCCTCTCTTCCGTTTTGCTCCTAGTCCTCGATCCCTGACCCCTGGTCCCTATCTGAGAAACACCGCTGCCAGCACGCCGGCGAACACCAGCGCTGGAAGCATGTTCAGAACCTTGAGCTGTTTGATTTCGAGAATAGTAATACCCAGACCGATGAGAATCAAGCCGCCCGCAGCCGAGACCTCACCGACTACGGTGTTTGACAACACCGCGTGCAGTGAGCCGGCGAGCAGGGTCAGCCCGCCCTGGTAGATGAACAGCGGGATGACCGAGAAGAGAACGCCTATTCCGAGCGAAGAGGCGAGGGCCAGCGACGCGAACCCGTCGAGCACCGACTTGGCCACAAGCAGGTTCGGCCTGCCGCCCAGACCTTCTTCGATTGCACCGAGCACGGTCATCGAGCCCATGCAGAAGAGCAGGAACGCCGTAACCAGTCCCTCAGCGAACCGCTCGCCGCCGAGCTGTAGTCGTGCCTTCAGCCATTCTCCGAATCGGTTGAGCAGCCGGTCGATGTCGAGCAGTTCCCCGGTAATCGCGCCCAGAACTATCGAGAAGACAAGCACAAGCAGGCTCTTTGTCTTCGCGGCCATTGTGAACCCGATGAACAGCGTGAAAAGGCCGATGCCCTGGAACGCCACGGTAGTGAACCGTCTGGGCAGACGGGCGTGGAAGAAGGTGCCGACCATGCTGCCGGCTATGACAGCGCCGACGTTAATCAGCGTCCCGAGAAGCCTCATCGCTATTGGAACCGGTTCCAGCCCGGGTGTTTGGCATCGGCCTGCCCGCCGAGCTCGATGAAGGCGGTTTCGATGTTCAGACGGTGCGCTTCCTTGTTCTGGTCGCGGTCAGCGTATGTCATGCCGGCGCAGTCTCTGAGAGCATCGGAGATGCGTCGCCCTGCTGCCACTGCTGCTTCCACTCTGCGCTGCAGTTCAGCAAGGTAGGCGCGGTCCGTGTCGAACCTCGCCCTGACTTCCGACCGGCCGCTGGCCGGCGTGCCGTGGCCCGGCACGAGCGTGGTCACATCAAGTTGCGCAAGTCGGTCGAGAGTCTGGCGATACGCCTCCAGGCTGTGCATCACAAATGGAATCTCGATGTCACTCAGCATGTCCGCGGCCCAGAGGGTGGTCTCGCTTTGGTCATAGACGACCAGTTGTTCGGGCGCGTGGCCCGGCGCGTGTAGCAGTTCGATCGTCCTGTCCCCGAGCCTGAGCTCGAGTTGGTCGGCGAAAGTCTGGTCCGGCTCGCGCAGCAGGAAGGGCATGTCACGTTGCACTCCCGACTGCCGTTCCCACTCGGTAACCTGGCGCTCGATTCGTGCACCTGACTCGGCCAGCACCGCCTGGCTCTCCTGCAGCTGGACGACCGGCACTCCCGGAAAGTACTCGGGACCGAGAACGTGGTCCCAGTGGTTGTGGGTCACGACCAGGTACGTCGGGCTTGCGCCGTGCGCGTAGATGTGGGACCGCAGCCGGTCAATCTCGTCAGGGAAAAGGCCAGGGTCGATGAGCAGAGCGTCCCTGCCGTAAACGAGAACGCCGGCGTTGTAGGACATGGAACGGCTTGGAAAGAGAGTAAGGGAGGAGAGAGGAGGGAGGAGTTCAGTCATCGCGCGATAATGCTCCAATGAGACCATTCAACATTCGACTCAACTCATCCAGCTTGCTCTGAAGCTCGCCGGCCGTCTTCGGTGAAATGTACCGCAGTCGGGCCGCGACTTCGACCTGCGTATCGAGCTCGCTGAGCGAGCCGCGTGACGTGTACAGGAAGCGGACGTATTCCTTGCGCCCTTTTCTGGCCGATCCCTCCGCTATGTTGCTGGGAATAGACAGGGCAGCCCTCCGCATCTGTGACACCATCCCGAATTTCTCGGCGGCCGGGAATCGCGCAGTGACCTCGTGCACCTGAATGACGAAATCCATTGCCTTCATCCATACCGTGAGTCGGCGGTGCGGCTTCTCATCCATTTCTCATCTCCTCCCTCCTCCCTCACTCCCTGCTCCCTGAACCTCTGAGTGCCGAAAGCAACCGACGAGGTGATCGTTCACCATCCCTGCC from the bacterium genome contains:
- a CDS encoding FAD-dependent oxidoreductase yields the protein MKLLPEGEVRDRYDVIVVGSGLSSLTAAALVARGGLSTLLVEHHYLPGGMCTTLRRKGFSFDTGTALMYGFGERGVNPHRFVMNQLEADVDVIEHQALLRMHFNGKPIVFWPDYDRFVSELCAAFPKQADEVRALYSYLHKLYFNVIASQQMVVPPTEIPPQENLKKLLRHPAAMLASLRMLSMPTEKVLRRFVKDPELMAFFDKLCSVYVYCTAAETPAILAATMFVDNHVGGAYYPARSPQVYSSTLEKALEDAGGQTLYGRRVDEILIEGGKATGVRFEDGTIVRARAIVAGVTVWNLYGKLVRPEFQKPGRADWAKSLVPTYASLVLYIGVKAEAIPAGTLPVEMLIADIEGVNQGDLTLYISSLDDPSICPPGTHAITTIAPSPEPWPSPWSEEYRSADYRERKAAAVARTMDQIETLFPDLRRNILVLEAGTPATIERYTLKNGGAVGGPKQAIGQQLMKRLHGQSDWPNLFLCGDSTVMGMGTPAVTVSGIGAANLVLRAAGKPEYGRREFERQRVHIVKGKPLAPLPSQGEPLDPVRAMRLARECQYCEAPDCTCACPTGNDIRNVMRRIEAGNFAGAARALRQTNPLAEVFGHICRPGPSCERHCLRMSFADGPVRIAELEAWVCREAGDRGWRTDQPEQSGKSATIIGAGPAGLSCAYFLARAGWKVTLWDKRAEPGGSLLDLDPALLTKDVLARDLNGVLHAGAIFSGDKPVKYVGGLAQEHTAVVIAAGIEGKSLVAGLDAVGDGLKAKNNVVACGAVVRGHCSALQAVADGRAAARMIGESYT
- a CDS encoding DUF488 domain-containing protein, which translates into the protein MMEGATQQTSGPVVFTIGHSNVTQEAFVALLKTHNIEVLVDVRSAPYSKYVPHFNGDALKQAVLKAGIKYLYLGAELGGRPRERGFYDEKGHVRYDLIAESPEFREGIERLLRGIREHRVALMCNEEDPHECHRRLLVGRVLTARGVTVLHIRGDGRVQAEAELAEAERKHAPPEVQQEFGFVTKEKPEWKSTRSVSQARPPKLSSGR
- a CDS encoding DUF488 domain-containing protein, which produces MEIYTVGFAGKTAEAFFGALKRAGVRRVVDIRLRPNGGLSLFARGTDLPYFLRELLDANYVHLPLLAPTKELLDDYRKKKIDWPEYERRFLALLDERKVAAELDRELFSAPAALLCSEAEPKRCHRRLVVEYLALHWKDMKVVHL
- a CDS encoding phage Gp37/Gp68 family protein; translation: MADHSSIEWTEATWNPVTGCSHISAGCAHCYAERFALRLQAAGMPKYKNGFKVTTHESELLTPQSWRKPHDVFLCSMGDLFHEKVPSGFIQRVFDVMKSCRQHRFQVLTKRSQRLRQLAPTLPWPENIWMGVTVEDSRNVKRIADLVATPARVKFLSVEPLLGEIPDLPLGDIDWVIVGGESGPGARPIRKEWVISIRNQCKKAGVAFYFKQWGGTRKHANGRTLDGRIYDAMPRQAVDGRQQTVDSM
- a CDS encoding four helix bundle protein, coding for MKECEGGQGAEKPGVRKLERFEDLSVWQRAHELTLVVYRMTARFPREEQFGLVSQMRRAAVSVPANIAEGFKKRSSPDKVRFYNISQGSLEELRYYLLLSRDLGYVTNVEPVTASLDVVGRMLHGLIVSIVGRA
- a CDS encoding metallophosphoesterase codes for the protein MKRVIMTTVFLLAVVAVAAPVRFAILGDRTGDHQDSVHEKIVAEVAKANPDFVITVGDHIEGYERTDTLKLDQEWKEYKAIIAPLKMPFYYTPGNHDITFDNALGPYERNAGKPYYSFDYKGLHITVLDASRWEASESLPAEQLNWLASDLAAARKAKFKLVFYHKPFWTASLAEGKPDTLHSLFKKYGVNAVFNGHIHEYFSATYDGIKYTAIGSSGGETETGPTGILYHWAMVTVDDEKGITIEPILLGGEKRAWNDVTWEDIQSVDRNELTGLRFSRPVLVGDNLMASDTVTLIIRNRPLETPLQDTLRWDVPATWNVSPKAAAVSVAPGAEAEYRFAVAGAGRPFPAPKLTLRFPYAKGKSSPITASLDVARTARCGFVRKPPVIDGKVIEKLWQKPVMDLFTNDSESMKTDSVRFYFAADSTDLYLAAVCFDPHPESLRANATERDKGVHLDDCVGWFLAPDTSRGVIYQIYFNPNAVVLDQKITASPAGKMDVDMSWNADVDVKTTKGKNYWSVEAKLPLAQFGVTAKPGSVWGLNFRRKQPGRKANADWQPITYDPHGLGLMLMK
- a CDS encoding DUF554 domain-containing protein, encoding MRLLGTLINVGAVIAGSMVGTFFHARLPRRFTTVAFQGIGLFTLFIGFTMAAKTKSLLVLVFSIVLGAITGELLDIDRLLNRFGEWLKARLQLGGERFAEGLVTAFLLFCMGSMTVLGAIEEGLGGRPNLLVAKSVLDGFASLALASSLGIGVLFSVIPLFIYQGGLTLLAGSLHAVLSNTVVGEVSAAGGLILIGLGITILEIKQLKVLNMLPALVFAGVLAAVFLR
- a CDS encoding MBL fold metallo-hydrolase, producing the protein MTELLPPLSSLTLFPSRSMSYNAGVLVYGRDALLIDPGLFPDEIDRLRSHIYAHGASPTYLVVTHNHWDHVLGPEYFPGVPVVQLQESQAVLAESGARIERQVTEWERQSGVQRDMPFLLREPDQTFADQLELRLGDRTIELLHAPGHAPEQLVVYDQSETTLWAADMLSDIEIPFVMHSLEAYRQTLDRLAQLDVTTLVPGHGTPASGRSEVRARFDTDRAYLAELQRRVEAAVAAGRRISDALRDCAGMTYADRDQNKEAHRLNIETAFIELGGQADAKHPGWNRFQ
- a CDS encoding four helix bundle protein, whose amino-acid sequence is MDEKPHRRLTVWMKAMDFVIQVHEVTARFPAAEKFGMVSQMRRAALSIPSNIAEGSARKGRKEYVRFLYTSRGSLSELDTQVEVAARLRYISPKTAGELQSKLDELSRMLNGLIGALSRDD